Part of the Nicotiana sylvestris chromosome 2, ASM39365v2, whole genome shotgun sequence genome, CTTGTAGTTTGCTGCGATCTCTGGTGGGGGAGCCGCTGATCCATCAATTATCCACAGGCCTCGCAGTGTGGCAAACCCATAGCAAACATTTCCTTTTTGGTCCTTGAAACTATCAGTAAAGCTTAACAGGAAACATGACAGTCCACAAAGTGCTACAAGAGCAGCAGTCAAGGATCTGCCAATCACATCACACTCCCCTTGGTTTGTGAATATGGGTGATAAAAGTTGAAAAGCAAGAACAGACCCAGTAGGCAGAAGATTGGCAAGGTGGGCAGTGCTTTTAAATGTCTTGCTGATTGCCTGTTGTATCATGTTTTTCTCCACTTCAGGCAGGGCTGAGTTTTCAAGCAGCAGGGGAGCTTTCTCTTCATCCAGATTCCGGGATGTCTCCTTTTCCACCTTAACCTCCATACCCTTGAAATGTTTagttaaattttcttttcaattcttCAAATTTGTTTTAGAATGTTTATTGTTTGAAGATGTATTTATAACTGAAGGGAGATAAAAATGGAGTGCACCTTGGTTTAATGATGCCTTGCAAGAAAGAAAAACAGAAGCAACTCTCCCCCAGGATTCTAGGTTTGGTGTTTCAGTTTCCAGATAGTTAAAGTATTTAAAAAGGTGCTTAAATGCCTATGAAGTTTACTTTACAGTTATGGAACTCAAATTCTTTGAAATTGATGTTTTATCAGGGTGTTCGTTTTTAACTGATTATATCCGTTTACTTGGTCTTTTATCATTAAAAGTTTCACTGTATCTCAAAATTGTAACTTTTGAGTTTATTGAGAAAAAGAAAGTCTGAGCCTTCCGTTGGAAATTGTTGTTTTAATTACAAGCAGCGTTTATGACTTTGGTATATTGTTAGTTTGTTGGAGAGTTTTGTGGGTTTTTGGAAGTGAGGATGACGCATGTTTCTCTTGCTTATTTCTCAGGTGACTACTTAAGTAAGATATTCCTTAAAAGTCATCTTTCAGTTTGGCTAGCTTGCAGTATGAGCATGACACAAGTACACGTAAGACAGGTAAACAAATTTGCTCATTGGCTGCTAGCTTAGCACAtgacgtttttttttttttaggtagCTTAGCATATGACGCATATTGGGACAGAAAAATTCATTAGCTAGGCCATTGGAGGTCCTTAGAGAAAGCTGTTGGTTAGAAGTTAGAACCAGCGCCGGCTTTAATGTGTTGAGTAGTAAGGCTTGTGCCTTATGCTCCCAAATTTTGAGGCcttattttctaaaaataatagGTTTGTAGGTATTTAAAAACTaatatttagtacttttaataCAAAACTCGAGTTTTTAATACAAAAGGAAAGAAGGCTCTTTAGATACATAAATAAAGTAATAATTTGATTTACTTAAATATAGATAGATGAATAGTTTTTCCAACATTTCAATTTTTCACTTCTTATTCCTTCATTAGATAATGTGTAAAAATTTTGCTCTTCATTTCTTAATTTGTCCAAGTCAATCTATCTTTTCCCGATCTCTTCATATTTCAGAAAACTCTACATATTTTCTGCCTTTCTCTTTAGTATTCTTACTCACTTTCTTTCTCCAAGAAATTTAAGCTTCCAGTAGTTCTATACTTCTATTGCtctataaaatcttatctaaaaTTAACAATATCTCAAGAAAGATTAATGAGTTGGCTATATTATCAATTGAAAATGAGTTATTAGGGAAAATCGACTATAAAAAGGATTACCAACACTTTGTATCTCAAAAAGCTAGAAAAATAGACTTTACATAAAAACATATCGTATAACTTTCTTTTAAAGACCTCATATTAAATTTTGGATTTAGGCCCACATATACTTGAGCTGCCCATGGTTAGAACCCTGTTAGTTTCAACCGATTCAAGGGGATAAAGAGCATAAGTTTATTCCCAACGGATTGCTACTTAGACTTTCATCATTTCTTAGATATCACCTCCTATTACGTTATTAGAGGTTGTGGTGGAATAGTAAATATCAAAAGTACTGAATTTGAACCTTAGATATGAAGCGGTATTTAGCAGAGAGAGTTGTACCTCTCGAAAAGGAATTTTCCTGCGCAAATTCGAATTAGTCCGACCCCAACCAAAAGAAAAACTTCTGATTACCCGTGGATAAGTGCCAAATTGAAAAAATGTAGTACACTTtagggtgtgcattcgatttatcgattcgattttgacccttatcgataattacttatcgattattgatttgtacatatgcttatcatTATCGTTTCAATgaggtttcgattttttcgatttcgatttatcgatttttggggcttatcgattcggttatcgattacaccaataagaaaatttgcgggattccacggaaagtatatcgctataaacacgcctaactaatatggacaaaaagaagttaaaataagacgaacaccgtttataacataaaaattgtgtcaacaagcacatgcaacgaaactaaagtaagggatcaaatgtatgccaccaacactccaacggtataaaaaaaatacatcatcaAGGCTAATTCTGTTTttcattaatttgaacttcattcccttgagctttaaatatgatcattccttaaatgtggtagaggaaataataaggttagagatttagggtaaaggaaagggtattatagaataagggtattttttttgtatatcttatcggtttatcgataaaccgataaccgaagaggacaaaatcgaaatcgaaatcgataactcgataaggaaaatttcgaaatcgaaatcgataaatcgataacaaataatcgattcgatttatcgataaaacGATTTGAATGCACCCCTAGTACACTTTTGCTGGTACTACTTCAGTCTGGCCCaaccttttttctttatttatttatgaatttttttcataaagcaccatcttttaAGTCTAATTAACCATTTATAGATACCCTTTGCTATATTACgtgttatagataccttttatgtttttatataatgtattttatgtatttaagttgttgtattcattaatacaaccaaaaaaaatAGGCGTAAAAACTGGAATTCCAGCTAAGTTTGACATGTATTTAGCTGTATTCAAGAGACATTAACGTTAAATACAGAAGGTTAAACTGGTTAAAACGGAcggaaatcaaatcacatgatattctcctaatttaactccacgaactaaagaaatcaaatcacatgatattctcctaatttaactccacgaactaaggaaatcaaatcacatgatattctcctaatttaactcaacgaactaaaacgatccctcattaatctgtatttgaaagatacataataaagattatagctgaataaagagaaatacatatgaataatacagttgagTAGAACtgtatacagttgaatacaacaaaatacaacttaattcatctgaataaaacacttgaatgcaacaaaatacaactaacttccgctgaataaaatagttaaatacaACTGATTAAAACTGAATACAAGAGAATATGCATAACTTTTTAATACatctaaaatatataaattaatgctactgaatacatgtgaatacaacTGAAATATACATTCGAATACAATTGAATACAAATAGGCGATTTGGGCGATCTAGAGAGAGAAGCAGCCTGATGGCTTGGCCGGCCGGCGGCCAACCATTAATTCCGGCTGGTCAGCCCCTTAACACATCTGCCCAACCTCCTACAACAACTACAAACAATCCCAAACCCTCAAATCCCACAAACGAAGCCGTGAATTACGCAAAAGCTGTGAACCCTAGTTCAACGACCACTGCCAAGCAGAATCGAGCCACTACAGTTGAACCAATTGCTCTTCGTCTATCAAAATCAACGAATTAAACTTACCCTAGGCGATTGTAATGGAGTGATAATGGAGGAGAACTAGAGAATTTGGGTGGGAGAAGAGGTATGAATCGTGGGTTGAGGGAGAAAGAGTAAAGTGTATGCAAAAAGAGAGAGAACGTGGTTAGTCAATTTTACTGTGATTATGTGAGAGAAAAGACTAAAAAGGAGAGAGAGAAATATTATTTAGCATATATGATGCCTTAAATGTAGGATGTAACTATaattagatatttggctataaagtataaaaggtatctataagatgtaatattttaaaatggtatttatttaaaataaataaggtactaaggttttctatagggtgtaaaaattcatttatttatttatgaatGATAACATAGAAAGCGAACACTTTATTTGGGCCTTAAGTGGGAAAACGTTTTGCTCTTTTAGCCATCTCACACAGACCTGCCAACGGTTTTgtcctgtttcttttcttttgattgcTTCTAGGTGACTTAATAGGAGGATTTTATGTTTGAGAATTGAAGAGGATTCAAGTCCTTGGTAGAACTCAAACATGTAATGCATAACTGAGAGGTTAATCCTTAAACATAATGTCTTGAGATTTTTCACTTATTGTGCAAATTTTCTTTAATTGGATACTACGAAGTTTTAGCCGTCGCACACACACGCAcccatgtatatgtatatataggagaaattcaaaaatagccagatttacaataggtcgttcaaaaatagtccagtttcaaaagtaatcaaaatttagccacttttcatgtaaagataaatatgaGCGAAtatactgttcaaaacccgaaaaatatgccagtatattatgctggagttccagcataagtatatttgaactccagcatattatactggagttccagcaagtataccggtccagcataatatactggagtttggagcaccggtactCCAgtctccagcatattatactggagccaacaaattataccggtccagcataatatgctggagttcatacacaggtgcaccgaactccagtatattatgctggaccggtctctattgcagcaaaatagtggctatttttcattgacttggtaaacgctggctatttttgaatgaccagtacgaaaactggctataccgtgttATTTTTACTGTATATATCGACCTCAAACATGTAAGAATCACAGTTGAGATGTTACGAACTTAAACGTTGTGaggatcttttttttttaacgATAAGGAAGCATATATATTAATACGCAAAAACGTACACCGAAATTACATAGTCCCAAAGGACATTACTATTGTTTAAAGTTACTAGACTATTACAAACACTGATACTTAGTTGCTTAATTCCAAAACAAAGGTCTTGCATGTCCTTTTCCAAAATGGCTTCAACAAAAAGAGGTGGGCGAGCAAGGTGATAGCATTTATCCGGCTTGAAATTCTTGACTGCTTCCTTAGTTAGGCAATCTGCTACTGCATTTCTTTCCCTAAAATTATGCCGGATTACCGGGGATTTCAGTCGGTGCATTAATGATTTGCAGTTAAGTAAACATGCATTAGTACTATCATTCTCATCAATAAGCATCTTTATtatatctgtcacacctcctttttccgcccccgcgagggctGAAGGAGTTtatttcaattaaaggacaatcgaaacgggatttgtttgtttatttcagagtcgccacttgagagatttagggtgtcccaagtcaccaattttaatcccgaatcgaggaaaagaatgactctgtattacagtccgcgaatcagaaatccggataaagaattctgttaacccgggagaaggtgttaggcattcccgaattctgcggttctagcacggtcgctcaactgtcatatttggcttaaatatctgatttttatacaattatgagctcatgtgcaaatttttaactctttaccgcttttattattatatttttaaaagaatgtgaacatcgtttaaaaacatgtctttggattgcgtcacatgaaatgcacccgcgatccggaacgtatttttattcaatgttttgggatttggatttgggtcgcataaatgcgcacccgagtttaggaatgtattattattaaaattgtgcctaaagcgattagcgtattattatttctgggtaagaccgtggaattttgccaaacggtccatcccgaagtctaagcaattttaaaaaaaatatttaccgagggccccgcaatttttgtatttttattcggcgaggctcatctcagtcttattttttaaggaatttgcaacgtcatggacatgcatctcggaccacgttacaatcaatgtacccgtgattggagacatatttcgactccgttgagatttggatttgagtcacataaatgtgcacccgagttttaagaaggtaagataattaaatcgcgcctaaagagtctaacgcgttattatctttggggaaggcagtgaaattcactaaacagtccatcccgaattctaaatattcaattaaacatttattgagggccccgcaattggtgtgTTTtattaggcgaggctcatctcatttatttttaaaggacagtcctaaaatacatacatttttctctattaaatttgtctctacaaaataaaagagaaaatgtcttaatttatttacatgcttgagttattatagatgagtttcgaatatgattcataaaatctgaaaatgatgcaaacaggacagtctgttgccaatgcgggcccaggcccaacgtatatggcataaaactagacctgggccatcttattcacatgttactacctagttacattatactaggcatgttctcagtttgtcaaattaaaaaaaaaacttagcaatctaattttaatcctagaccatttacatgttgaaattaaccaatattatttaactaaacaatattcctaccaagttccgaaatggtctattcgtttgatttttaactagacggagttactacaccatttatttatttttaggcaatatatagatagttcatccgttaagctatcgtcagatgttccactatatatattaaatagctacatgattctgatttttgtaagctaaataatttatatatacaaataaaattcagaatataattaaaataaacttcaactcttcatttttttgtattcatgcttcatgtttcagtttacaataatcagcgtgtcagttgtgtacctgattttggaagcaaaagaaaagggagatcagcagaaattcagtagcatacaacaacagcaacacccagcaaccagtaacaaccagcaacgagaaaccagtgacggattttaaaatcaaaacaaaaactccagcaacaccaacaacaatcaatggACAGAAGCCAagagaatcttttcagatttgaaagactaattaatgttctaaccttaatttctgaatccgtatatcagaatacttaaattgtatatcaggtgtatactactcactcttttaatttccagaatgttattatttgtatttttggaagtcttaatattttcggaatttttctctctcttcaatattcagctctttttttatCTCTCTCCTTTTTCTCTATCTTTCTGTCTATGTTCTGTCCTCCTCTTTTTTCTGTCTTGTCTTCCTCTATCCCCctaaaaatctgatcaagtctcttatttatttctcatcccaaaccctttaatcaattaataaaacaaccactttctcataccaaacccactactacataaaaaaaatacaattattatttatttaaacaacttttcttgagccccgtaatcccactatgtcttgttccccatgcttacattaaacaagtacattattccccaccattatatcttgtccccccattattgattattttaatattattttaatcctaattgacagagcactcaaaataaataattgttcagaattttaattccaaaaatacccctctaaccttactgaaattactattttacccctgaacgtactgcaaattaccaaactacccccatcagctataaccaattcacctaattaatttcaaccaaaatacaacaaatatgaccaatttctaaacaattttcaacaacaaattcaaactaaatgatgaacaacaaagaaacaactaaaattattttgattgaacaatattttttaacaacaaacaaacctactttcagattcaacaataacaacaacaaacaagtatattcagatttctaaattcaataattatttgaacttaaaattaaatccaacaacattacaacaaagatgaatgattcaaaacGAAGTTATGTTGAACTACTACGGGCAGATTTCAGACTACGATTGACACACAGATGCAAGGGACTAAACTAACTGTATTGGGAATAAAATCGTGATTTAACTTAGACAAAACCTGAACGAACAGGGAACCAAACAACGTGATCAACAACAAAGAGCAAACTGGCACCATTTCAACAAATAGCAAACTACAACAATACAAATATACAAACCAACTAACGGAAACGAGATAATACGACAATTAATGGAGACAAATGACTATGTAAAACTTCTTATGTGATTCAGCAATTAAACAAACAAACATCACAAATGAAAGGGCCAAGATATCAGTATCACGTGAGTCATAAAACTGGAACGAagcaaatcaaacaaaacaactCATATAGGACGCAAGATCTGAAAATCGAAAGATGAGCAAAGTTAGAATATGACCTCTTAATAGAAACTTCTTTATTTTCAACATCAAAGAAACTCCATTGAAAAGCTCGATTTTTGAATCACGAATAAAACTAACGAACGGGCGATCTCGTCGGATCCGAACTCAAACTGGCGACTGGACATGAACTCGAACGGACGATCCATGACTGGACGATCTCATCTCTTGCAATGAGGACGATGGTGAGGGTGATGTTCGATGAAGAAAGCGACGCCGCagagcagccatggatgtcgagagAGCTGCTGGTCGTCGTTTGGGTCGTGAAGACGAAGCAGTGGGGTGGTGCTAAGGATGGAGCGACGACGAGCTGCTTCACGTCGCTGCTGCTGCTATAAGCGGACATGGCTGGAGCTGCGACTGGATGAGGAAGAAGGTGGAGGGTGTTCCAGGCCGGTAGTTCATGgctggtcgttcatggtggtcgacgaagaagatgaagcagcgggGTGGTGCTGTGTTGCGACGaggctgtgtgtgtgtgtgttgtgtatGTGTTGTTGTGTGTATGTgttgctgtgtgtgtgtgtgtatatgtgtCGAAGGTGAAGGGGGagggcagcagccatggctggTTTTGTTTTGGgagtgttggagaagaagaagaaggagagggtgggggtggcggatggggtagtgttttaggtttagggtttttttgttttgttttgtgtaagacagggggtgttgggtatttgggttatggagcggaccggatcgacccgtgtcgagatggaccgggtcatggggaaggttgggtatttttttttgggcctgtggcttgaatttgaagaagagcccaattccgattttctttatattttttgctctcttttcttcttttatttttctaaaactaaattctaaaaatccttaaattattacatagaactaaattaagttataaaagcgcaaattaactcccaataataattaacacacaattaagtaataattaagcatgaaattgtacaattggacattaaatgctaaaaaatgcaaaagatgcctattattgtgattttcattttttgtaaaacaaacttaattaccaacaattgtaggattaaatcctaaatgcaaatgcgacatacttttggattttttattaatttaacaaataaacatgcacaaacaaaaatataaataattatacaaaaataccacaaaaattcaaaaaattgcacaccaaggaaaaatcgttttattttgaattttttgggagtaattctttcatagggcaaaaatcacgtgcttacagctgcccctctttgcccgaagacacgaagggttttcgtgcaaagataaagtgagcgatttttgcccatccgagtactccgtgtgaagcattttttgaaaaagatttaaccgaacctttgcttcaaaggtttcctacatatccctggctagaagggaatcaggtcaatgtagttcgggaagttttggtagctgggactaccatggtactgcaatgttactgttgttgcatgctacttttacttgtttgctgacctccttattacaccatgcttaaaagaaaaatcaagaagttaggctagactacggattacaagatcctatctatcttctatttgttcttgatgccttgctttcttgtcggcttgcatcgattccggtgcttctttcttccgagaattgacggggatgacaccgaccttttgctaatctgaataccaattctcactgtCTGGTTCGGTCCGCTGgagatatggctttcttcatttaggctttgttatgctgggcataatttaatgttcacaggctgcttctttcaagtcccttttgactcatgcacttgattttgcgctgggatctcttgttgcaaccttccgctttccggtgctggggatttttattgtttcccgttggggattcctgttggattcttctactttactgacttgcaatgtattcctctattatatgggtgggctccccacttcaaccaacaactttgaaaataaattcgtcattcctttcttcaggcgggctcctgacttcatcaacaactttgaaaaataaaacgtctttcctttcttcagacgggctcctgacctcaacaataaatttgaaaataaagtgccattcctttcttcaggcgggctcctgacttcaacaacaactttgaaaataaaatgtcattcctttctttaggctggcgtgatttcaacaacttttaaaaaataaaacgcctttcctctcttcaggcgggctcctgacctcaacaacaactttgaaaataaaatgccattcctttctttaggctggcgagatttcaacaacttttaaaaataaaacgcctttcctttcttcaggcgggctcctgacctcaaaacaactttgaaaataaaatgtcattcctttctttaggctggcgagatttcaacaacttttaaaaataaaacgcctttcctttcttcaggcgggcacctgacttcaacaacaactttgaaaataaaatgccattcctttctttaggctggcgagatttcaaaaaataaaacgcctttcctctcttcaggcgggctcctgacttcaacaacaacttcgaaaacaAAATGCCAttggcaatgatttatgaaacatatattttggcAATGGACCACTCGGGTCGAATAGATTcaacatcctatttgagggcggatagacccaaaatatcctatttgagggcggacgaacccaaaatatcctattcgagggcggacgaacccaatttcttcaacttaaatgtaaagactgaaatatattcctctgttatatgtgtgggctcccaacttcaaaacatgaaatttaaatcgtcattctgttcttcagggggctcctgacttcttcaacttaaaatttaacaacctccgttctacaggcggactcctgactttaacaatttcttaaatttcaacacctccattctctaggcgggttcCTAACTTTTCCAACTCtaatactttaaaaataaatcaagctcctttcgagctttggagaaagattcatcggactaaggtTTGATATCTCAGTAGAACATTTCATCggactaggacttttatcctaggaggaaaatgtagagatcaaaggtttgagaaacttaccttgataattttcttttcttttctttttcccttgcgctgctttgttcctgtttcaactctcaagcaaagaaaaattttatcagtttttttttaaatggtggccgatttgtggccttgctggggatggctttcttctttaaaagctCGTGTTGTCTATCCCCGAGACTGCTGAGGATAACACtactggggaattatttacttacctgttggggaataATATTATTGGGGAATCTCCTTTCTTCCTCTTTTCTCCAAAACTACCtccttcaaaacttttctctctcaacattgctggggataaaatgttatcagccggggataacgctgttgaggataacactgctgggagattttgattccttcaaaactagtgcctcactcttctgaaggctgctgggaatgatacTGTCCTTTTGCTTTTTCCTAGCACAAGTTTCATctttttgttctgtccgctggggaacaacttcctttattaaaacttgttatgctgggggtaaaactggttcaaagaccacttccctttagactggtgctatctttattcttccccgaatgggtatctgacttccagaaaattttctaaatgaaaggaaaattttctgccccagtttgacaatctcccttgtggcatgcctttccgccatcaatgccatttccttttaaGATTTGACTGTGGTGGTTGGTTGGGATACTCCTATTAGGTATggattttccctttctccttccctgctctgcgttccaaaaaacttgctagggatgatattatttgctggggatgatccaTTTCTGCTAGGGATatgcctcttcttttgtggcatagctcggaaactggcatttccccgaccttttagtctcgcatgaatttcccaaatcatgctcattgctcttcttgatttgtccacgggccttggccttgaagtttaataacctttgatttcggtaaggatatccctcttgacactcgtcaatcctttcgtcaatctccttttgctggggatatctttcttgacactggcctcgcgcttgttccttcctgacttaaaCCATTTGGATCTTCTAATCAGATCTGGTCTTGcctaattggaaagctgatggtagattttgaagtcatttctcacttgttctgaccaaatagactctactggggaattttctatgaaaggagaaagacaaacaaaaagggaaccgaataaaagacaaaggaaaaagattactctttaacaagagaaactataaataaaaacctatcaaacgcagataccgactctaatgggcatgacatgcgtatgtggcctatcctctaccgtcaatcgtctttcaagatcttcatttggcgattccccatctgattctcaatcttattcgacttgtagtgcccgaagggttttcactatcaagcctctctcattttttttctcagctttcatcgccttatggtgtccgtgaagtttttcaccgataagactctctcatttgtgtcactttccagttggggatttggagtgttgccggtatgattctctctgctggggattagagtcccttttgctgtggaacagagtgttatgttcaccggtaagactctcatttgtctgacttggcgtcttttgcagactgatcagaaggtctttctttggaccgtaatgtgggttttggataggctagaaataaagggtattaaaggctcaaaaacaaatcaatttgaggttcaaaattacaaccttcggaaccatatttgttgacaacaagcgcaaccctttccctagtttcttgcttggggattatttatttttttatttttattttttaacaccatgaccgagccgtgaggtgcctacgtatcctctttgaggaattaggtcgaacgtagttcccaaatcctctcttttcttctgactttcttttgttttcgttatcatttttcttttcttcttttttttttcatttttcttttgtcgttttgttgatttttttttctttttctttttgtgtttttttctttttcttttcttatctttttatgtttgt contains:
- the LOC104225708 gene encoding protein DMP6; amino-acid sequence: MEVKVEKETSRNLDEEKAPLLLENSALPEVEKNMIQQAISKTFKSTAHLANLLPTGSVLAFQLLSPIFTNQGECDVIGRSLTAALVALCGLSCFLLSFTDSFKDQKGNVCYGFATLRGLWIIDGSAAPPPEIAANYKLKFIDFMHAIMSILVFAAVALFDQNVVNCFYPTPSYQTQELLTALPVAIGVICSMLFVVFPTQRHGIGFPLTSN